In Paenacidovorax monticola, the genomic window GGCAGATCTGCGCCCCCTGCGCATTCCCGACAATGCCCAGGCCAGCCGCCTGGGCATTGTGGGCTGGGTGCAGGATGCGCGCGGGCACACCGTGGCCGCGGCCCAGGCGCTGTGCCCGCCCCAGCCGGAACCGGCCCGGCGCTGAAGGATTCGCGCCAGACGGGTACAATCAGTCACCGGGCCCAAGTTTCTTGACGCCCGGTTTTTTTGTGCCTGTGCAACCAGGGTTCGGTGCCGGCTTCCACGCCTGCACCCGCAAAGCCGGTCCCAAGCCAAGCGCCCCACGCCTGCGAAATCGTTCGCCGGCGACCTTTCAAAGGAGCTTGGAATCTCATGGAAATCTTCGACTACGACAACATCCTTCTGCTGCCGCGCAAGTGCCGTGTGGAAAGCCGTTCGGAATGCGACGCCAGCGTGGAGCTGGGCGGGCGCACGTTCCGCATCCCGGCTGTTCCCGCGAACATGAAGACGGTGGTGGACGAGAGCATCTGCACCTGGCTGGCCACGAACGGCTACTTCTACGTGATGCACCGTTTCGACCTCGACAACCTGCAGTTCGTGCGCGACATGCACGCCAAGGGCTGCTACGCGTCGATCTCGCTGGGCGTGAAGCAGCCTGACTACGACACGGTGGACCGCTTCGTCGCCGAAGGCATCACGCCCGAGTACATCACCATCGACATCGCCCACGGCCATGCCGACAGCGTGAAGAACATGATCGGCTACCTCAAGGCCAAGCTGCCCCAGGCCTTCGTGATCGCCGGCAACGTGGGCACGCCCGAGGCCGTGATCGACCTGGAGAACTGGGGCGCGGACGCGACCAAGGTCGGCATCGGCCCCGGCAAGGTCTGCATCACCAAGCTCAAGACCGGCTTCGGCACGGGCGGCTGGCAGCTCTCGGCGCTCAAGTGGTGCGCGCGCGTGGCCACCAAGCCCATCATCGCCGACGGCGGCATCCGCAGCCATGGCGACATCGCCAAGAGCGTGCGCTTCGGCGCCACCATGGTGATGATCGGATCGCTGTTCGCGGGCCACGAGGAATCGCCCGGCAAGACCGTGGAGGTGGATGGCGAGCTGTACAAGGAGTACTACGGCTCGGCGTCCGACTTCAACAAGGGCGAATACAAGCACGTGGAAGGCAAGCGCATCCTCGAACCCGTGAAGGGCAAGCTGGCCGACACGCTCGTGGAGATGGAACAGGACATCCAGAGCTCCATCAGCTACGCCGGCGGCAAGAAGCTCATGGACGTGCGCAAGGTCAACTACGTGATCCTCGGCGGCGACAACGCGGGCGAGCACCTGCTCATGTGACCCTTGGCCCGCTGAGGGCCATGCGGCCTCAGGCCCTCAGCAGGTTCAGCGCCATGTGGTGCAGGTCGTGCCCGGGCCGCGCCAGCGCATCGACCACCGAGAAATGGTGCAACCCCGGCAGCACCTGGCAGCGCGGCACGGCCCGCGTGCCCCAGGCCTCCTGGATCAGGCGGCACTGGCGCAGGAACTCCTCGCTCTCATCCCCCCTACGGCGGCGTGCAGCAGCCCCTGCTGGGGCGCCGGCAGCAGGGCCGGGCTGGCCTGCAGCACCTGCTGCTCGGTCAGTTGCAGGGAGGACTGCAGGAACGGCACATGCATGAGGGGTGTCAGATCATGCAGCCCCGAGACCGACAGCGCATTGCGCACCAGCCCCTCGGGCAGGTCTGCCCCCTCCATGAGCGGCCAGGCGCTGGTCAGCAGCAGCGCAGCCAGATGCCCACCCGCCGAATGCCCCACCACCGTGATGCGCTGCGGGTCCCCGCCATGGCGCGCGATGTTGCGCCAGACCCATGCCAGCGCGGCCTCCATCTGCCGCATGATCGACACAATGGTGACCGGCCGCCCCGGCGCGCCCGGACACAGCGCGTAGTTGGGCACCACCACGCAGGCCCCTGCCTGCACGAAGGGGAGCGCGACGAATGAGTGCTCCGACTTGTCGAGCGAGCGCCAGTACCCGCCATGCACGAAGACCAGCACCGGCGAACCCGGCCGCGCGGCGGGGAATACGTCCAGCGTCTCGCTGCGGTCGTCGCCATAGGGCAGGTCCAGCGCGCACGGCAGCCCCACGCGGGCCCGCGCAGACTCCTGCGCCCAGCGCGCAAAGTAGGCCGGGTGGTCGGGCACCAGCGCACGGTTGTTGTACATGCGCTCCAGCCAGGCAGGGTCGTCGTGCGGCAGGGTCATGCCATGCTCCTCGTGAACCGGGGGAGAATCCCACGCCAGATTGCAAGCTGGCTGAAAGGCTGCGCAGAGGGAAAACACCCATGATCGCGCATCCAAGGAGAAATACCCAATGAACCAGACCCCGTTGCGCATCGCCGTGCTCGGCACGGGCATGATGGGCCTGCCCATGGCGCGCCGCCTGTGCCAGGCCGGCCACCAGGTCCACGCGTGGAACCGTACGCCCGCCAAGGCGGAGCCCCTCGCGGCCGATGGCGCCCGGGTGCACGCGCAGGCGGCCGACGCCGCGCGGCAGGCCGACATCGTGATCAGCCTGCTGGAGAACGGCGGCGTGGTGGCGCAAGTGCTCTTCGAACAGGGCGTGGCGCAGGCCATGGCGCCGGGTGCACTGTTCATCGACATGGCCTCGATCCAGCCCAGCGAGGCCCGCGACCACGCCGCGCGCCTGGGCGAACGCGGCATCGCCCACCTCGATGCTCCGGTATCGGGCGGCACCGTGGGCGCCGAGGCGGGCACGCTGGCCATCATGGCCGGCGGCAGGCCCGCCGACTATGCACGCGCGCAGCCGGTGTTCGCCGCCCTGGGCCGTGCAACGCATGTGGGGCCCCATGGCGCGGGACAGCTCGCCAAGCTGGCCAACCAGATGATCGTGGGCATCACCATCGGCGCGGTGGCCGAAGCCCTGCTGTTCGCTGCCAAGGGCGGCGCCGACATGGCCAAGGTGCGCGAAGCCATCACGGGCGGCTTCGCCGACAGCCGCATCCTGCAGTTGCACGGCCAGCGCATGGTGGAGCGTAACTTCGCGCCGCGCGGGCGCATGACCGTGCAGCTCAAGGACATGCGCAACGCCTTGGCCACGGCCCGCGAGATCGGCTTCGACGCCCCCGTGACCACCCTGTTCGAAGCGCTCTACAGCGCGGGCGTGGAGCATGGACTGGGCGGTCTGGACCACAGCGGGCTCTTCGTGGAACTGGCCAGCCGCAACGCCATGCAGTAATTTTTTTGCCACGACTTGCGCAGCAGCCAAAAAGTAGTGCATAATTCGAGGCTCTGCTGCAGCGCAGACAGGTTTTCAAAAGTGGGTTCTTAGCTCAGTTGGTAGAGCAGCGGACTCTTAATCCGTAGGTCGAGTGTTCGAGTCACTCAGGACCCACCACTCACAAGCCGCAAGGCACAAAAAAGCCGATGCTATGAAGATAGCGTCGGCTTTTTTCTTTTGGACGACCGGGCAGCTCCGCCACTCCATGCGGCACCGACAGCAGCCCCAAGGGGTACCACCGATTGGCGCGGCACCAACAACCCCGTAAAACCTTCGGCCAACCCCCTCAGCAGGGCGCCCATCGGGTAGATTCAGCGGCTATCCGGGCCGAGGCGCAGCAGGGCACTCCCATGGCAGCCAGACATTTGGCACGCAGTAGCAATTACCCAGCCATCAACACCAATAAATCAATTTCCAGTCAATTCCAATGAGATAAGTCATGCGAAATTGTGATTTCTCACGATTTTCGAGGCGATACGGAATATTCCGGAATTTGCGAATCCCGGATTCAAATGAACAGGTCCGAGCCGCCCTCTTGGCACACGCCCCATCCATCGCGGTGCACAGGATTCGTGAGGATTTGCCAGCCATGAGAGCCCCGGCGCCCACCGGATTGCAAACGATTGTTCTGGCATGGATGGCAAAAGATCGCCGTTATTACAATTTTGTGTCATGAAGCC contains:
- a CDS encoding GMP reductase, with product MEIFDYDNILLLPRKCRVESRSECDASVELGGRTFRIPAVPANMKTVVDESICTWLATNGYFYVMHRFDLDNLQFVRDMHAKGCYASISLGVKQPDYDTVDRFVAEGITPEYITIDIAHGHADSVKNMIGYLKAKLPQAFVIAGNVGTPEAVIDLENWGADATKVGIGPGKVCITKLKTGFGTGGWQLSALKWCARVATKPIIADGGIRSHGDIAKSVRFGATMVMIGSLFAGHEESPGKTVEVDGELYKEYYGSASDFNKGEYKHVEGKRILEPVKGKLADTLVEMEQDIQSSISYAGGKKLMDVRKVNYVILGGDNAGEHLLM